One Cucurbita pepo subsp. pepo cultivar mu-cu-16 chromosome LG20, ASM280686v2, whole genome shotgun sequence genomic window carries:
- the LOC111783033 gene encoding calnexin homolog, whose protein sequence is MKAVPFGLAAALLVLCVSIVQLRASDDEIFYESFDESFEGRWIVSEKDDYQGVWKHSKSEGHDDYGLLVSEKARKYAIVKELDEPVSLKDGTVVLQFETRLQNGLECGGAYLKYLRPQDVGWKAKEFNNESPYSIMFGPDKCGATNKVHFILKHKNPKTGEYVEHHLKNPPSVPADKLSHVYTAILESGDDVRILIDGSEKKKGSFLSEDDFEPPLIPAKTIPDPDDKKPEDWDERAKIPDPDAVKPDDWDEDAPVEIEDVEAEKPEGWLDDEPEEIDDPEATKPEDWDDEEDGEWEAPKIDNPKCEAGPGCGEWKRPMKRNPAYKGKWHAPEIDNPNYKGIWKPRQIPNPSYFEIGKPDFEPVAAIGIEIWTMQDGILFDNILIAKDEKIASAYRDAKWKPKFEVEKEKAKAEEAAAAGSDGLAEYQKKVFDVLYKIADIPFLSQYKSKILDVIEKGEKQPNLTIGIIVSVLVVFFTILLRIVFGGKKTKQPAKKEETSAAAAAESSNDQSGSGEKEGGEEKEEAGAGAGAAAPPRRRSGARRDN, encoded by the exons ATGAAGGCGGTCCCTTTTGGATTAGCTGCGGCTTTGCTTGTTCTTTGCGTTTCTATTGTTCAGCTTCGAGCATCAGACGACGAG ATATTTTACGAGTCCTTCGACGAGAGTTTTGAAGGCCGCTGGATCGTGTCCGAGAAGGACGATTATCAag GTGTCTGGAAGCATTCTAAGAGTGAGGGACATGATGATTACGGGCTTCTAGTAAGTGAGAAGGCAAGGAAATACGCCATTGTAAAAGAGCTCGATGAGCCAGTGAGTCTCAAGGATGGAACTGTGGTTCTCCAGTTTGAGACTCGCCTTCAAAATGGGCTTGAATGTGGTGGTGCCTATCTGAAATACCTGCGGCCCCAAGACGTGGGATGGAAAGCTAAGGAGTTCAATAATGAGTCTCCTTACTCTATCATGTTCGGACCTGACAAGTGTGGGGCTACGAACAAGGTGCACTTCATCTTGAAGCATAAGAATCCTAAGACTGGGGAGTACGTTGAGCATCATCTGAAGAATCCTCCTTCTGTTCCAGCTGACAAATTGTCTCATGTTTACACTGCCATTTTGGAATCTGGCGATGATGTGCGCATTCTCATTGATGGGAgcgagaagaagaagggaagtTTCCTTTCTGAGGATGATTTTGAGCCTCCACTAATTCCTGCCAAGACAATCCCTGATCCAGACGACAAGAAACCCGAGGACTGGGATGAGAGAGCGAAAATTCCTGATCCTGATGCAGTGAAGCCAGATGACTGGGACGAGGATGCACCAGTGGAAATTGAAGATGTGGAAGCTGAAAAGCCTGAAGGATGGCTTGATGATGAGCCTGAGGAGATAGATGATCCTGAGGCCACCAAGCCAGAAGATTGGGATGACGAAGAGGATGGTGAATGGGAGGCCCCAAAGATTGATAACCCAAAATGTGAGGCAGGTCCTGGTTGTGGTGAATGGAAGAGGCCAATGAAGAGGAATCCTGCATACAAGGGTAAGTGGCACGCCCCAGAAATTGACAATCCTAACTACAAGGGAATTTGGAAGCCGAGGCAGATCCCCAACCCTAGCTACTTCGAAATTGGAAAACCCGACTTCGAGCCTGTGGCTGCAATTGGAATTGAGATCTGGACCATGCAAGATGGTATCTTGTTCGACAACATTTTGATCGCCAAAGATGAGAAAATTGCAAGTGCATACCGTGATGCCAAATGGAAGCCGAAGTTCGAAGTCGAGAAAGAGAAAGCGAAGGCTGAGGAAGCAGCAGCCGCTGGGTCAGATGGTCTTGCAGAATATCAG AAGAAAGTATTCGATGTCCTCTACAAGATCGCAGACATCCCCTTCCTAAGTCAATACAAGTCAAAAATTCTT GATGTCATTGAAAAGGGAGAGAAGCAACCAAACCTCACCATAGGCATCATAGTCTCTGTATTGGTAGTTTTCTTCACCATCTTATTGCGGATAGTCTTCGGAGGGAAGAAGACAAAGCAACCG GCAAAGAAAGAGGAGACGAGCGCGGCAGCTGCAGCAGAGAGTTCCAACGATCAAAGTGGAAGTGGAGAAAAGGAAGGAGgggaagagaaggaagaggcTGGTGCTGGTGCTGGTGCTGCTGCACCCCCTCGTCGAAGGTCTGGTGCTAGGCGAGATAATTAG
- the LOC111783643 gene encoding LRR receptor-like serine/threonine-protein kinase GSO1 isoform X1 — protein sequence MADSSALFLPFVVVLCFFVCSVPYGFVLCDGQLDGGSSLGVLLEIRKSFVDDPGKVLEGWSESNPNFCTWRGVSCGSNSAGGSVQVVGLNLSDSSLGGSISPALSRLQNLLHLDLSSNSLMGPIPTNLSELHSLESLLLFSNQLSGPIPAELGSMTSLRVMRIGDNALTGSIPSSFGNLVNLVTLGLASCSLSGLIPPELGGLGRVEDLVLQQNQLEGPIPRELGNCSSLVVFTAAANSLNGSIPMQLGRLENLQILNLANNTLSGEIPVEFGELGQLVYLNLMGNQLEGSIPVSLAELGNLQNLDLSMNKLSGGIPEELGNMGNLEFLVLSNNHLSGVIPRKLCSNASSLEHLSLSQIQISGEIPVELIECRSLTQIDLSNNKLNGSIPDEFYELRGLTDILLHNNSLVGSISPAIANFSSLKTLALYHNNLQGDLPREIGMLGELEILYLYDNQLSGEIPFELGNCSNLQMIDFFGNRFSGEIPVSIGRLRELNFIHLRQNELVGQIPATLGNCHKLTIVDLADNRLSGGIPSTFGFVGALEQLMLYNNSLEGNLPRSLINLTNLTRINLSKNRLNGSIAPLCASPFFLSFDLTHNAFDGEIPPQLGNSSSLERLRLGNNKFSGDIPPDLGKIRQLSLLDLSGNSLTGSIPAELSLCKKLTHLDLNNNLLSGTIPMWLGRLPQLGEIKLSFNKLSGSLPLELFNCSKLIVLTLNGNLLNGTLPMEIGRLVSLNILNLDDNQFSGSIPSAIGKVNKLFELRMSRNALDGEIPAEISQLQNLQSILDLSYNNLTGEIPSSVALLSKLEALDLSHNELTGEVPPDIGKMTSLGKLNLAYNKLEGKLDKDFSHWPDSVFQGNHQLCGGPLGRCSEASSSRSSGLSEAAVIAISAVSTLAGMAILLLTVTLLYKHKLESFKRRGEVNCIYSSSSSQAQRRPLFHNPGGNRDFKWEEIMEATNNLSDDFIIGSGGSGTIYRAELHSGETVAVKKILCKDDLLSNRSFIREVKTLGRIKHRHLVKLLGYCIHRGAGSNLLIYDYMENGSVWDWLHQQPVNGKKKKKLDWEARFRIAVQLAQGLEYLHHDCLPKIIHRDIKSSNILLDSNMEAHLGDFGLAKAIVENYDTDTESKTWFAGSYGYIAPEYAYSLKATEKSDVYSMGIVLMELISGKMPTDEAFGVDMDMVRWVETRIGMRSMADREELIDPCLKPLMPNEESAAFQVLEIALLCTKTAPQERPASRKVCDQLLHVYNPRTEGYEKMQTDQYS from the exons ATGGCTGATTCTTCTGCTCTGTTTTTACCATTTGTTGTtgtgctctgtttttttgtgTGCTCTGTTCCGTATGGGTTCGTTTTGTGCGATGGTCAGTTGGATGGTGGTTCGAGTTTAGGCGTGCTTTTGGAGATAAGGAAGTCATTTGTGGATGACCCTGGAAAAGTATTGGAGGGTTGGTCTGAGAGCAATCCGAATTTCTGCACTTGGAGAGGGGTTTCTTGTGGGTCTAACTCGGCGGGTGGCTCGGTTCAAGTGGTGGGACTTAACCTTTCTGACTCGTCACTCGGTGGGTCTATATCGCCAGCACTCAGTAGGTTACAGAACCTGCTCCACCTTGATCTTTCCAGCAACAGCCTAATGGGTCCCATTCCAACAAACCTCTCGGAACTCCATTCGTTGGAATCTTTGCTCCTTTTCTCTAACCAACTCAGTGGGCCGATTCCGGCTGAGCTGGGTTCGATGACGAGTCTACGAGTTATGCGAATAGGCGACAACGCACTTACTGGTTCCATTCCCTCTTCGTTTGGAAATCTTGTGAATTTGGTTACTCTTGGTTTGGCCTCGTGTAGTCTTAGCGGTTTGATACCCCCAGAACTAGGCGGGCTCGGCCGAGTTGAGGATTTGGTTCTACAGCAAAATCAACTCGAGGGTCCGATTCCCAGGGAGCTTGGAAACTGTTCGAGCCTCGTTGTCTTCACTGCAGCTGCTAACAGTCTCAATGGCTCGATACCGATGCAATTGGGTCGTCTCGAAAATCTCCAAATTCTGAACCTCGCTAATAATACTCTCTCCGGTGAGATTCCGGTGGAGTTTGGGGAACTCGGTCAGCTTGTATATTTGAACCTAATGGGAAACCAACTCGAGGGTTCAATTCCAGTTTCACTTGCTGAATTGGGTAATCTCCAGAATCTGGATTTGTCTATGAACAAGCTCTCAGGGGGAATTCCAGAGGAGTTGGGCAATATGGGGAACTTGGAGTTCTTGGTTCTATCGAACAACCATCTTTCTGGTGTCATACCGAGAAAGTTATGTTCCAATGCTTCCAGTTTAGAGCACTTGTCTCTATCTCAGATACAAATCTCCGGCGAGATTCCGGTGGAGTTGATTGAGTGCAGATCGCTAACGCAGATTGATTTGTCTAACAATAAACTTAATGGGTCGATTCCTGATGAGTTTTATGAATTGAGGGGCTTGACTGATATCCTCCTCCATAACAACAGCTTAGTGGGTTCAATTTCACCGGCGATTGCAAACTTCAGCAGTTTGAAGACTCTTGCTCTGTACCATAACAATCTGCAGGGCGATCTCCCACGTGAGATTGGCATGCTTGGGGAGCTTGAAATTTTGTATCTCTACGACAATCAGCTATCGGGGGAAATTCCTTTCGAGTTGGGGAATTGCTCAAACTTGCAGATGATTGATTTCTTTGGGAATCGGTTCAGTGGGGAAATTCCGGTGAGCATTGGAAGATTGAGGGAGCTGAATTTCATTCATCTCAGGCAAAACGAACTTGTGGGTCAAATTCCCGCCACTTTGGGTAACTGCCATAAACTGACCATAGTGGACTTAGCTGACAATCGTCTTTCTGGTGGGATCCCTTCAACATTTGGTTTCGTCGGAGCTCTGGAGCAGCTTATGCTTTACAACAATTCTCTTGAAGGTAATCTTCCTCGTTCATTGATCAATTTAACAAACCTTACAAGAATAAATCTATCCAAAAACAGGTTGAATGGAAGCATTGCTCCATTGTGTGcttcccctttttttctttctttcgaCCTTACACACAATGCGTTTGACGGTGAAATCCCTCCTCAACTGGGAAACTCTTCCTCCCTTGAGAGGTTGAGATTAGGGAACAACAAATTTTCCGGCGATATTCCGCCGGATTTGGGGAAGATCCGTCAACTGTCCTTGCTGGATTTATCAGGAAATTCTCTTACAGGGTCTATTCCGGCTGAGTTGTCGTTATGTAAGAAACTGACCCACCTTGATCTTAACAATAACCTTCTTTCTGGAACTATACCAATGTGGCTTGGTAGATTGCCTCAATTAGGAGAGATTAAGCTCTCTTTCAATAAGCTCTCTGGTTCACTGCCTTTGGAGCTATTCAATTGTTCCAAACTGATTGTGCTCACTCTAAATGGAAATCTACTTAATGGAACATTGCCCATGGAAATTGGTAGACTGGTATCACTTAACATCCTCAACCTTGATGATAACCAGTTTTCGGGTTCAATTCCTTCAGCTATTGGTAAGGTAAACAAATTATTCGAGCTTCGTATGTCGAGAAACGCTTTAGATGGGGAAATACCAGCTGAGATTTCCCAACTACAGAATCTTCAGAGCATATTGGACCTCAGTTACAATAACCTGACCGGTGAAATTCCCTCCTCTGTTGCTCTGCTGTCCAAACTAGAAGCGCTTGATCTATCTCACAATGAACTGACTGGAGAAGTCCCTCCAGACATTGGTAAGATGACCAGTTTGGGCAAGCTGAACCTAGCTTACAACAAACTAGAAGGAAAACTGGACAAGGACTTCTCACACTGGCCAGATAGTGTATTCCAAGGAAACCATCAACTTTGTGGAGGTCCTCTTGGTCGTTGTAGTGAAGCTTCTTCGAGCCGATCATCGGGTCTGAGTGAAGCGGCAGTGATAGCCATATCTGCAGTCTCAACTTTGGCAGGAATGGCAATTCTATTGCTTACAGTTACCCTTCTCTATAAACACAAACtagaaagtttcaaaagacgGGGTGAGGTCAACTGCATTTATTCATCTAGTTCTTCCCAAGCACAGAGAAGACCACTTTTCCATAATCCTGGTGGAAATCGAGATTTCAAATGGGAAGAAATTATGGAGGCCACAAACAATTTAAGTGACGATTTCATTATCGGCTCAGGAGGCTCTGGAACAATCTATCGAGCCGAATTACACAGCGGAGAAACTGTTGCTGTTAAGAAGATATTGTGCAAAGATGATCTTTTGTCAAATAGAAGCTTCATAAGAGAGGTCAAGACACTAGGAAGGATAAAGCACAGGCATCTAGTGAAGCTGCTGGGATATTGCATCCACAGAGGAGCAGGCTCAAATCTGTTGATTTATGATTACATGGAGAATGGAAGTGTTTGGGACTGGTTGCACCAACAACCAGTCaatgggaaaaagaaaaagaagcttGATTGGGAGGCAAGATTCAGGATTGCTGTTCAATTGGCTCAGGGATTGGAATATCTCCACCATGACTGTTTGCCCAAGATTATCCATAGGGACATCAAATCAAGCAACATCCTTCTTGATTCCAATATGGAGGCACATTTGGGGGATTTCGGCCTAGCAAAAGCCATCGTCGAGAATTACGACACCGACACAGAATCCAAAACATGGTTTGCAGGTTCTTATGGCTACATAGCTCCAG AGTATGCTTATTCTCTGAAGGCAACTGAAAAGAGCGACGTTTACAGCATGGGAATTGTACTGATGGAGCTCATAAGTGGCAAGATGCCTACAGATGAAGCTTTTGGAGTGGATATGGACATGGTAAGATGGGTAGAGACACGAATTGGAATGCGAAGTATGGCTGATAGGGAGGAGTTGATAGACCCATGTTTGAAGCCGCTTATGCCCAATGAAGAATCTGCAGcatttcaagttcttgaaatAGCTCTCCTATGCACTAAAACCGCGCCACAAGAACGGCCAGCATCTCGGAAAGTTTGCGATCAGCTCCTGCACGTTTATAATCCAAGAACAGAGGGTTATGAGAAGATGCAGACAGATCAATATTCTTGA
- the LOC111783644 gene encoding uncharacterized protein LOC111783644, whose protein sequence is MAPALPTSDNFNNERLMSGKLEFVGSTYCSDDDECVEKEKQISVDPISLRQSSAREDMIFDPITAPDVPDLHLPPPLPPTQFKFLSYSLPNSVNSSPRFGSMKKKGKLENQESKLKISNSTKLKSSVQDIQVALQEDTQFRRSKSCGEGRASAPADDLDLLLNKAKFPETMSYDDFVRTESNKDYRNGAENLEPTDDGFKCGALCLFLPGFGKAKAVRSIRKEEEPEIGKVRMSRTEIGSVISRTVSMEKFECGSWASSAMPNETGEDDSSSSLFYDLPMELIRNSVDANAPISAAFVFDKDQKGVTKNSSSQKSHEPSHHVRFSASSPSGPSSPASCITPRLRKAREEFNAFLEAQSSA, encoded by the coding sequence ATGGCACCTGCACTGCCTACGTCGGATAACTTCAACAATGAGAGGTTGATGTCCGGGAAGCTCGAGTTCGTTGGTTCAACGTATTGTTCCGATGATGACGAATGTGTGGAAAAGGAGAAACAGATATCGGTGGATCCAATATCATTGAGACAGTCATCGGCGAGAGAGGATATGATTTTCGATCCCATCACGGCTCCTGATGTCCCTGATCTTCATCTGCCGCCGCCGCTACCTCCGACGCAGTTCAAGTTCTTAAGCTACAGCCTGCCGAATTCCGTCAATTCATCTCCCCGATTCGGttcaatgaaaaagaaaggaaaactaGAAAATCAAGAATCGAAACTTAAAATCTCGAATTCGACGAAGCTCAAATCGTCGGTGCAGGATATACAAGTCGCTCTGCAAGAGGATACTCAATTTCGAAGGAGTAAATCATGTGGCGAAGGCAGAGCAAGTGCTCCCGCCGATGATTTGGATCTGTTGTTGAATAAAGCAAAATTTCCAGAAACGATGAGTTACGATGATTTCGTTAGAACTGAATCGAACAAAGATTATCGTAATGGTGCAGAGAACTTAGAGCCTACCGATGACGGATTTAAATGCGGGGCTCTCTGTTTATTCTTACCGGGATTCGGCAAAGCGAAGGCCGTTAGGTCAAtcagaaaggaagaagaaccaGAGATAGGAAAAGTGAGGATGTCGAGGACCGAGATTGGAAGCGTGATATCGAGGACAGTTTCGATGGAGAAATTCGAATGTGGATCATGGGCTTCATCTGCCATGCCAAACGAAACTGGCGAAGACGACTCCAGTAGCAGCCTTTTCTACGATCTGCCAATGGAGTTAATAAGAAATAGTGTGGATGCAAATGCGCCAATCAGTGCAGCTTTCGTCTTCGATAAAGATCAGAAGGGAGTTACAAAAAACAGTTCGTCACAAAAATCTCACGAACCGTCGCATCATGTTCGATTCTCGGCATCGTCTCCTTCAGGACCTTCCTCGCCAGCGTCTTGCATCACACCTAGATTGCGCAAGGCAAGAGAGGAGTTTAATGCCTTTCTCGAAGCCCAAAGCAGTGCTTAA
- the LOC111783704 gene encoding chromophore lyase CRL, chloroplastic-like, which yields MGSSSDSYSNNDNNNAVGWNRAGGLIMKTLVLFGGALLLKRLTKSTTRWDHARFVSQSLSGEKFSKEQAARDPENYFNIRMVTCPAAEMIDGSTVLYFEQAFSRTPQKPFRQRFYTVKPCSKEMKCDVELSSYAIREMEEYKNFCDRTKDQRPLPEEIVGDIAEHLTTLHLKRCDRGKRCLYEGSTPPGGFPNSWNGAAYCTSELSILKNNEVHTWERGYDEDGNQVWGTKEGPYEFKAVPANSLKDMFSPLNFSQQSMEKRIEGSFVLQ from the exons ATGGGTTCCAGTTCCGATTCCTATTCGAACAATGATAATAACAACGCAGTAGGATGGAACAGAGCTGGGGGTTTGATTATGAAGACTTTGGTACTCTTTGGTGGTGCCCTTTTGCTTAAACGTCTCACTAAGTCCACAACGCGATGGGATCATGCCCGCTTCGTTTCTCAGTCCCTTTCTGGCGAGAAG TTTTCGAAGGAGCAAGCAGCTAGGGATCCTGAAAATTACTTCAATATTAG AATGGTTACGTGCCCTGCAGCAGAAATGATCGATGGTTCTACGGTATTATACTTTGAACAA GCATTCTCCAGAACTCCTCAAAAACCCTTTCGCCAG AGATTTTATACGGTGAAGCCTTGTTCAAAAGAGATGAAATGTGATGTGGAG TTGAGCTCATACGCCATTCGGGAAATGGAGGAGTACAAGAATTTTTGTGATCGGACAAAAGATCAACGTCCTCTTCCCGAAGAAATTGTTGGG GACATTGCAGAGCATTTAACTACGTTACATCTAAAGCGTTGTGATCGTGGAAAACGTTGCTTGTATGAAGGTTCTACTCCACCGGGCGGTTTTCCAAATTCATGG AATGGAGCAGCCTACTGTACTTCTGAATTATCCATCCTAAAGAATAATGAAGTACATACCTGGGAGAGGGGTTACGACGAAGATGGAAACCag GTTTGGGGAACAAAAGAAGGACCTTACGAATTCAAGGCAGTTCCAGCCAACAGTCTCAAGGACATGTTTTCTCCATTAAATTTCTCTCAGCAGTCCATGGAGAAAAGAATAGAGGGCTCATTTGTCTTGCAATAA
- the LOC111783643 gene encoding LRR receptor-like serine/threonine-protein kinase GSO1 isoform X2 yields MADSSALFLPFVVVLCFFVCSVPYGFVLCDGQLDGGSSLGVLLEIRKSFVDDPGKVLEGWSESNPNFCTWRGVSCGSNSAGGSVQVVGLNLSDSSLGGSISPALSRLQNLLHLDLSSNSLMGPIPTNLSELHSLESLLLFSNQLSGPIPAELGSMTSLRVMRIGDNALTGSIPSSFGNLVNLVTLGLASCSLSGLIPPELGGLGRVEDLVLQQNQLEGPIPRELGNCSSLVVFTAAANSLNGSIPMQLGRLENLQILNLANNTLSGEIPVEFGELGQLVYLNLMGNQLEGSIPVSLAELGNLQNLDLSMNKLSGGIPEELGNMGNLEFLVLSNNHLSGVIPRKLCSNASSLEHLSLSQIQISGEIPVELIECRSLTQIDLSNNKLNGSIPDEFYELRGLTDILLHNNSLVGSISPAIANFSSLKTLALYHNNLQGDLPREIGMLGELEILYLYDNQLSGEIPFELGNCSNLQMIDFFGNRFSGEIPVSIGRLRELNFIHLRQNELVGQIPATLGNCHKLTIVDLADNRLSGGIPSTFGFVGALEQLMLYNNSLEAIGKVNKLFELRMSRNALDGEIPAEISQLQNLQSILDLSYNNLTGEIPSSVALLSKLEALDLSHNELTGEVPPDIGKMTSLGKLNLAYNKLEGKLDKDFSHWPDSVFQGNHQLCGGPLGRCSEASSSRSSGLSEAAVIAISAVSTLAGMAILLLTVTLLYKHKLESFKRRGEVNCIYSSSSSQAQRRPLFHNPGGNRDFKWEEIMEATNNLSDDFIIGSGGSGTIYRAELHSGETVAVKKILCKDDLLSNRSFIREVKTLGRIKHRHLVKLLGYCIHRGAGSNLLIYDYMENGSVWDWLHQQPVNGKKKKKLDWEARFRIAVQLAQGLEYLHHDCLPKIIHRDIKSSNILLDSNMEAHLGDFGLAKAIVENYDTDTESKTWFAGSYGYIAPEYAYSLKATEKSDVYSMGIVLMELISGKMPTDEAFGVDMDMVRWVETRIGMRSMADREELIDPCLKPLMPNEESAAFQVLEIALLCTKTAPQERPASRKVCDQLLHVYNPRTEGYEKMQTDQYS; encoded by the exons ATGGCTGATTCTTCTGCTCTGTTTTTACCATTTGTTGTtgtgctctgtttttttgtgTGCTCTGTTCCGTATGGGTTCGTTTTGTGCGATGGTCAGTTGGATGGTGGTTCGAGTTTAGGCGTGCTTTTGGAGATAAGGAAGTCATTTGTGGATGACCCTGGAAAAGTATTGGAGGGTTGGTCTGAGAGCAATCCGAATTTCTGCACTTGGAGAGGGGTTTCTTGTGGGTCTAACTCGGCGGGTGGCTCGGTTCAAGTGGTGGGACTTAACCTTTCTGACTCGTCACTCGGTGGGTCTATATCGCCAGCACTCAGTAGGTTACAGAACCTGCTCCACCTTGATCTTTCCAGCAACAGCCTAATGGGTCCCATTCCAACAAACCTCTCGGAACTCCATTCGTTGGAATCTTTGCTCCTTTTCTCTAACCAACTCAGTGGGCCGATTCCGGCTGAGCTGGGTTCGATGACGAGTCTACGAGTTATGCGAATAGGCGACAACGCACTTACTGGTTCCATTCCCTCTTCGTTTGGAAATCTTGTGAATTTGGTTACTCTTGGTTTGGCCTCGTGTAGTCTTAGCGGTTTGATACCCCCAGAACTAGGCGGGCTCGGCCGAGTTGAGGATTTGGTTCTACAGCAAAATCAACTCGAGGGTCCGATTCCCAGGGAGCTTGGAAACTGTTCGAGCCTCGTTGTCTTCACTGCAGCTGCTAACAGTCTCAATGGCTCGATACCGATGCAATTGGGTCGTCTCGAAAATCTCCAAATTCTGAACCTCGCTAATAATACTCTCTCCGGTGAGATTCCGGTGGAGTTTGGGGAACTCGGTCAGCTTGTATATTTGAACCTAATGGGAAACCAACTCGAGGGTTCAATTCCAGTTTCACTTGCTGAATTGGGTAATCTCCAGAATCTGGATTTGTCTATGAACAAGCTCTCAGGGGGAATTCCAGAGGAGTTGGGCAATATGGGGAACTTGGAGTTCTTGGTTCTATCGAACAACCATCTTTCTGGTGTCATACCGAGAAAGTTATGTTCCAATGCTTCCAGTTTAGAGCACTTGTCTCTATCTCAGATACAAATCTCCGGCGAGATTCCGGTGGAGTTGATTGAGTGCAGATCGCTAACGCAGATTGATTTGTCTAACAATAAACTTAATGGGTCGATTCCTGATGAGTTTTATGAATTGAGGGGCTTGACTGATATCCTCCTCCATAACAACAGCTTAGTGGGTTCAATTTCACCGGCGATTGCAAACTTCAGCAGTTTGAAGACTCTTGCTCTGTACCATAACAATCTGCAGGGCGATCTCCCACGTGAGATTGGCATGCTTGGGGAGCTTGAAATTTTGTATCTCTACGACAATCAGCTATCGGGGGAAATTCCTTTCGAGTTGGGGAATTGCTCAAACTTGCAGATGATTGATTTCTTTGGGAATCGGTTCAGTGGGGAAATTCCGGTGAGCATTGGAAGATTGAGGGAGCTGAATTTCATTCATCTCAGGCAAAACGAACTTGTGGGTCAAATTCCCGCCACTTTGGGTAACTGCCATAAACTGACCATAGTGGACTTAGCTGACAATCGTCTTTCTGGTGGGATCCCTTCAACATTTGGTTTCGTCGGAGCTCTGGAGCAGCTTATGCTTTACAACAATTCTCTTGAAG CTATTGGTAAGGTAAACAAATTATTCGAGCTTCGTATGTCGAGAAACGCTTTAGATGGGGAAATACCAGCTGAGATTTCCCAACTACAGAATCTTCAGAGCATATTGGACCTCAGTTACAATAACCTGACCGGTGAAATTCCCTCCTCTGTTGCTCTGCTGTCCAAACTAGAAGCGCTTGATCTATCTCACAATGAACTGACTGGAGAAGTCCCTCCAGACATTGGTAAGATGACCAGTTTGGGCAAGCTGAACCTAGCTTACAACAAACTAGAAGGAAAACTGGACAAGGACTTCTCACACTGGCCAGATAGTGTATTCCAAGGAAACCATCAACTTTGTGGAGGTCCTCTTGGTCGTTGTAGTGAAGCTTCTTCGAGCCGATCATCGGGTCTGAGTGAAGCGGCAGTGATAGCCATATCTGCAGTCTCAACTTTGGCAGGAATGGCAATTCTATTGCTTACAGTTACCCTTCTCTATAAACACAAACtagaaagtttcaaaagacgGGGTGAGGTCAACTGCATTTATTCATCTAGTTCTTCCCAAGCACAGAGAAGACCACTTTTCCATAATCCTGGTGGAAATCGAGATTTCAAATGGGAAGAAATTATGGAGGCCACAAACAATTTAAGTGACGATTTCATTATCGGCTCAGGAGGCTCTGGAACAATCTATCGAGCCGAATTACACAGCGGAGAAACTGTTGCTGTTAAGAAGATATTGTGCAAAGATGATCTTTTGTCAAATAGAAGCTTCATAAGAGAGGTCAAGACACTAGGAAGGATAAAGCACAGGCATCTAGTGAAGCTGCTGGGATATTGCATCCACAGAGGAGCAGGCTCAAATCTGTTGATTTATGATTACATGGAGAATGGAAGTGTTTGGGACTGGTTGCACCAACAACCAGTCaatgggaaaaagaaaaagaagcttGATTGGGAGGCAAGATTCAGGATTGCTGTTCAATTGGCTCAGGGATTGGAATATCTCCACCATGACTGTTTGCCCAAGATTATCCATAGGGACATCAAATCAAGCAACATCCTTCTTGATTCCAATATGGAGGCACATTTGGGGGATTTCGGCCTAGCAAAAGCCATCGTCGAGAATTACGACACCGACACAGAATCCAAAACATGGTTTGCAGGTTCTTATGGCTACATAGCTCCAG AGTATGCTTATTCTCTGAAGGCAACTGAAAAGAGCGACGTTTACAGCATGGGAATTGTACTGATGGAGCTCATAAGTGGCAAGATGCCTACAGATGAAGCTTTTGGAGTGGATATGGACATGGTAAGATGGGTAGAGACACGAATTGGAATGCGAAGTATGGCTGATAGGGAGGAGTTGATAGACCCATGTTTGAAGCCGCTTATGCCCAATGAAGAATCTGCAGcatttcaagttcttgaaatAGCTCTCCTATGCACTAAAACCGCGCCACAAGAACGGCCAGCATCTCGGAAAGTTTGCGATCAGCTCCTGCACGTTTATAATCCAAGAACAGAGGGTTATGAGAAGATGCAGACAGATCAATATTCTTGA